The Achromobacter pestifer genome includes a region encoding these proteins:
- a CDS encoding GDP-L-fucose synthase family protein → MTNLEQRAFVAGHRGMVGAAITRELQRRGYRNVLTRGRDELDLENQNQVNRFFSTTPVDVVYLAAAKVGGILANQTHPVEFLYKNLMIQCNVIRAAYAAGVRKLLFLGSSCIYPREAPQPIREDALLTGPLEATNEPYAIAKIAGLKLCEAYQREFGARFICAMPTNLYGQHDNYDLHSSHVLPALIRKFHEGREASQESVEIWGTGTPLREFLYVDDLAQACVMLMEHPQAEGMYNIGAGQDISIADLARLVARVVGYEGNIVYDSSKPDGTPRKLMDSARVQALGWKPEISLTHGITLAYGHFLRERTQHALPVA, encoded by the coding sequence ATGACGAACCTGGAGCAACGCGCCTTCGTCGCCGGCCATCGCGGCATGGTGGGCGCCGCGATCACCCGCGAACTGCAACGCCGCGGCTACCGCAACGTGCTGACCCGCGGCCGAGACGAGCTGGACCTGGAAAACCAGAACCAGGTGAACCGCTTCTTCTCGACCACGCCGGTCGACGTGGTGTACCTGGCCGCGGCCAAGGTGGGCGGTATCCTGGCCAACCAGACGCATCCGGTGGAGTTCCTCTACAAGAACCTGATGATCCAGTGCAACGTGATCCGCGCCGCGTATGCGGCCGGGGTGCGCAAGCTGCTGTTTCTGGGTTCGTCATGCATCTATCCGCGCGAAGCTCCGCAGCCGATCCGCGAGGACGCCTTGCTGACAGGGCCCCTGGAAGCCACCAACGAGCCCTATGCCATCGCCAAGATCGCGGGCCTGAAGCTGTGCGAGGCCTATCAGCGCGAGTTCGGCGCGCGCTTCATCTGCGCCATGCCGACCAATCTCTATGGCCAGCACGACAACTACGACCTGCATAGCAGCCACGTGCTGCCCGCGCTGATCCGCAAATTCCACGAAGGCCGCGAAGCCAGCCAGGAAAGCGTGGAGATATGGGGCACCGGCACGCCGCTGCGGGAGTTCCTGTATGTGGACGACCTGGCGCAGGCCTGCGTCATGCTGATGGAACATCCGCAGGCGGAAGGCATGTACAACATCGGCGCCGGGCAGGATATCTCGATCGCCGACCTGGCCAGGCTGGTGGCCCGCGTCGTGGGCTACGAAGGCAACATCGTCTACGACAGCAGCAAGCCCGACGGCACGCCGCGCAAGCTGATGGACTCGGCCCGCGTGCAGGCGCTGGGCTGGAAACCGGAGATCTCGCTGACGCATGGCATCACGCTGGCCTACGGCCATTTCCTGCGTGAACGCACCCAGCATGCGCTGCCCGTGGCCTGA
- a CDS encoding oligosaccharide flippase family protein, with the protein MLGFLRKKIAGNASFWGLVEYGIGPVAALVSLPILFRQLGTVGFGQYSMIIALAGFGNAANLGAAVTATKLVSERMHEPGGAYRAAGVSMSLIGCALAVVTLAAVLLWGVVGLGWPAATFGGVAVTMLAMPALAIYLTQQYDQLFSGCLKGREDFRATALCEVFSRTGTMALACAAAWLTASPTWTGLAQALGLLIAGSVKMRVFARTYGRILVRPVRDRAAMMDAFRFSRWSWLNSLSALAFGSVDRVLVGSLMGPAALAIYTVGVQVGQIIHTASVAIFQKAMPRVTRLSVSPPYAGAVEHEIRRMMLWNLALSAGATLAVLAVSHPLLNLLLGDNVASGHLGTFQLLIVASGLLSLNAAAHFSLLGLGNSRAVAILNGLGGLAMLCVMAGLVHAAGEHAAAWGRMAYAAITLAGVALAIRQSRPEFPGALPAATR; encoded by the coding sequence ATGCTCGGATTCCTCAGGAAAAAAATCGCCGGCAATGCCTCCTTCTGGGGGCTGGTGGAGTATGGCATCGGGCCCGTCGCGGCGCTGGTGTCCCTGCCCATCCTGTTCCGGCAGCTGGGGACCGTGGGCTTCGGCCAGTATTCGATGATCATCGCCCTGGCCGGCTTCGGCAATGCCGCCAACCTGGGCGCGGCGGTAACGGCGACCAAGCTGGTTTCCGAGCGCATGCACGAGCCGGGCGGCGCCTATCGCGCAGCCGGCGTGAGCATGTCGTTGATCGGCTGCGCGCTGGCGGTAGTGACCCTGGCCGCGGTGCTGCTGTGGGGCGTGGTGGGCCTGGGCTGGCCGGCGGCCACCTTCGGCGGGGTGGCGGTGACGATGCTGGCCATGCCCGCGCTGGCCATCTACCTGACGCAGCAGTATGACCAGCTGTTCTCCGGCTGCCTGAAGGGACGCGAGGACTTCCGCGCCACGGCGCTGTGCGAAGTCTTCAGCCGTACCGGCACGATGGCACTGGCCTGCGCCGCGGCCTGGCTGACGGCCTCGCCCACCTGGACCGGCCTGGCGCAGGCGCTGGGACTGCTGATAGCGGGCAGCGTGAAGATGCGCGTGTTCGCGCGCACCTATGGCCGCATCCTGGTGCGCCCGGTGCGCGACCGCGCCGCCATGATGGACGCCTTCAGGTTTTCGCGCTGGTCCTGGCTGAACAGCCTGAGCGCCCTGGCTTTCGGCTCGGTGGACCGCGTGCTGGTCGGCAGCCTCATGGGCCCGGCGGCGCTGGCCATCTACACGGTCGGCGTACAAGTCGGCCAGATCATCCACACCGCATCGGTCGCCATCTTCCAGAAGGCCATGCCGCGCGTCACCCGCCTGTCGGTTTCGCCGCCCTACGCCGGCGCCGTCGAACACGAGATCCGCCGCATGATGCTGTGGAATCTGGCGCTGTCGGCCGGCGCCACGCTGGCGGTGCTGGCGGTCAGCCATCCGCTCTTGAACCTGCTGCTGGGCGACAACGTCGCCAGCGGCCACCTGGGCACCTTCCAGTTGCTTATCGTGGCATCGGGGCTGCTGTCCCTGAACGCCGCGGCGCACTTCTCCCTGCTCGGCCTGGGCAATTCGCGCGCGGTCGCCATCCTGAACGGCCTGGGCGGCCTGGCGATGCTGTGCGTCATGGCGGGACTGGTACACGCGGCGGGCGAACACGCCGCGGCATGGGGCCGCATGGCCTACGCGGCGATCACGCTGGCCGGCGTGGCCCTCGCCATCCGTCAATCCCGCCCAGAATTTCCGGGCGCCTTGCCTGCGGCCACCCGTTAA